Proteins encoded together in one Chryseobacterium sp. G0201 window:
- a CDS encoding aldehyde dehydrogenase family protein has translation MSTTTEQKSDTTLQWPEFKSKYDNYIDGKFTAPVNGEYFDVVSPIDGKKFTQAAHSSKEDLELAVNAAEKAFQTWKDTSSTQRSIILNKIADRIEQNLEYLATVETIDNGKAVRETLAADLPLAIDHFRYFASVIRADEGSHNELDKDTVSLIVHEPLGVIAQIIPWNFPLLMAIWKLAPALAAGNCVVLKPAESTPISIMVLMEVIGDLLPNGVVNIVNGFGAELGRALVTNPKVNKAAFTGSTATGRLVMQYATENIIPVTLELGGKSPNVFFSSVMDADDAFLDKAIEGAVLFALNQGEICTCPSRLLVQEDIADAFIAKVIERVKAIKVGNPLDKTVMMGAQASQIQKDKILSYIKLGKEEGAEVLVGGEVNNVGEGLENGYYIQPTIFKGNNRMRIFQEEIFGPVLAFTTFKDEEEGIKIANDTIYGLGAGVWTRDAHQLYNVPRQIQAGRVWVNQYHSYPAGAPFGGYKQSGIGRENHKMMLDHYRQTKNMLISYNKNKLGFF, from the coding sequence ATGAGCACTACCACAGAACAAAAATCAGACACAACTTTACAGTGGCCTGAATTCAAAAGCAAATACGATAATTACATTGACGGAAAATTTACAGCTCCTGTCAATGGTGAATATTTTGATGTAGTTTCTCCGATTGACGGAAAAAAATTCACTCAGGCTGCACATTCATCTAAAGAAGATCTAGAATTGGCTGTAAATGCGGCAGAAAAAGCATTCCAAACTTGGAAAGATACTTCTTCAACGCAAAGAAGCATTATTTTAAACAAAATTGCCGACAGGATTGAGCAAAATCTTGAATATTTAGCTACGGTTGAAACCATTGATAACGGTAAAGCGGTGAGAGAAACTTTGGCAGCAGATTTACCTTTAGCGATCGATCATTTTAGATATTTTGCTTCGGTGATCAGAGCAGATGAAGGCTCTCATAACGAACTGGATAAAGATACCGTTTCATTGATCGTTCACGAACCACTTGGAGTAATTGCCCAAATCATTCCATGGAATTTTCCTTTATTAATGGCAATTTGGAAGCTTGCTCCGGCTTTGGCGGCAGGAAATTGTGTAGTCTTGAAACCGGCAGAAAGTACACCGATTTCCATCATGGTTTTAATGGAAGTCATTGGAGATTTATTACCTAATGGGGTTGTAAATATCGTTAACGGTTTCGGAGCAGAATTGGGAAGAGCGTTGGTTACCAATCCAAAAGTAAACAAAGCAGCATTTACCGGTTCTACGGCAACGGGTCGTTTGGTAATGCAGTATGCGACAGAAAATATCATTCCTGTAACATTAGAATTGGGTGGAAAATCTCCAAACGTTTTCTTCAGTTCAGTGATGGATGCAGATGATGCGTTTTTAGATAAAGCCATCGAAGGCGCAGTTCTTTTCGCTCTAAATCAAGGTGAAATATGTACTTGTCCGTCAAGATTATTGGTTCAGGAAGACATTGCAGATGCATTTATTGCAAAAGTAATCGAAAGAGTAAAAGCCATCAAAGTAGGAAATCCTCTTGATAAAACGGTGATGATGGGAGCTCAGGCGTCTCAGATTCAAAAAGATAAAATTCTTTCTTACATCAAATTAGGAAAAGAAGAAGGCGCAGAAGTTCTTGTCGGAGGTGAAGTCAACAATGTCGGAGAAGGTCTTGAAAATGGATATTACATTCAGCCAACAATTTTCAAAGGAAACAATAGAATGAGAATTTTCCAGGAAGAAATTTTTGGACCTGTCTTAGCGTTTACTACTTTCAAAGATGAAGAAGAAGGTATCAAAATCGCAAACGATACGATTTATGGACTTGGAGCTGGTGTTTGGACGAGAGATGCACATCAGTTATACAATGTTCCTCGCCAGATCCAGGCGGGTAGAGTTTGGGTAAACCAATATCACTCTTACCCTGCAGGAGCACCTTTCGGAGGGTATAAGCAGTCAGGAATCGGTCGCGAAAACCACAAAATGATGTTGGATCACTACCGTCAGACCAAAAACATGTTGATTTCTTACAACAAAAATAAATTAGGTTTCTTTTAA
- a CDS encoding AraC family transcriptional regulator — protein MNDNKFLLNTPELKTENQLLNLIENQTKFNLNNCEFSIYETHKTAFNVKLHFENIAFTAMLRGKKHMKLDNKTSYFDYFPGESILVAPGETMVIDFPEADETPSQCISLSLNPDFIEDSLNYLNYHLPKVDETSQWNIQLDEYFLFNNKSLTSATNNIMRIAMDDNSQKDIMADFALKELLIRLMQTQARSMVERNIAKNKSRIGFAVDYIKKNLHQKLSIDSIAKLAYVSKSNFFKMFKDELGTSPNEFILQERINRAKELLASQNSIKETAYQTGFSDTNYFTRVFKQLVGVTPKSYQDKVIF, from the coding sequence ATGAATGATAATAAATTTTTATTAAACACTCCTGAATTAAAGACGGAAAATCAGCTTTTAAACTTAATTGAAAATCAAACGAAATTCAATCTAAACAATTGTGAATTTAGTATCTATGAAACTCACAAGACCGCTTTTAATGTAAAACTCCATTTTGAAAACATTGCTTTTACCGCCATGCTTCGAGGTAAAAAACATATGAAACTGGATAATAAAACGAGTTATTTCGATTATTTTCCGGGAGAAAGTATTTTGGTTGCCCCCGGAGAAACGATGGTCATTGATTTCCCCGAAGCCGATGAAACGCCTTCACAGTGCATTTCTTTAAGTCTTAATCCAGATTTTATTGAAGATTCTTTGAATTATTTAAATTATCACCTTCCAAAAGTTGATGAAACGTCACAATGGAATATTCAACTTGATGAATATTTTCTTTTTAATAATAAATCTCTTACTTCCGCTACCAACAACATCATGAGAATTGCGATGGATGATAATTCTCAAAAAGACATCATGGCAGATTTTGCTTTGAAAGAACTATTGATAAGATTGATGCAAACCCAAGCGAGAAGTATGGTTGAAAGAAATATTGCTAAAAATAAATCAAGAATTGGTTTTGCAGTCGATTATATTAAAAAAAATCTACATCAGAAATTGTCGATCGACAGCATTGCTAAGTTGGCTTATGTAAGCAAATCCAACTTTTTTAAAATGTTTAAAGATGAATTGGGAACCTCTCCGAATGAATTTATTTTACAGGAAAGAATAAACAGAGCCAAAGAATTATTGGCAAGTCAAAATAGCATCAAAGAAACAGCTTATCAGACTGGCTTTTCAGACACAAATTATTTTACAAGAGTGTTTAAGCAATTGGTGGGTGTAACTCCAAAAAGTTATCAGGATAAGGTTATATTTTGA
- a CDS encoding ABC transporter permease gives MKFPLYFSRKIAFSKDNKNNLSRVIIFIGRLSVALGIIVSLITVSTGFGSKKAIKERLADFSGHITVKSTRSNSSYNTSVLDNQGLDIPKIKELPDVETVQKYAMTTGIMRNEHNFAGIIFKGVGKDFDSLRFKKFLVAGTTPKITEVGYNNGVTISQKIANDLHLKVKDSIVTIFSKADQKPIYRKFEVVGIYKTDIKMIDEQFVIGGINHVRKIQDMKPNEIGGIDIFLKNVNDIDSDFPEIEKLIGYKNYAEKATEKFPQITDWISIFDTNIALIIIIMLIVVVINIIMVLLILIIERTNSIGLLKTLGASNSQIRATFINYTLIIMIPGLLCGNIIGLGLILLQKFFGIIKLNPENYYVSTVPVDLNPIAIISISVGILIISGLALIIPSYLISKISPVKAIKYN, from the coding sequence TTGAAATTTCCTTTATATTTCTCTAGAAAAATAGCGTTTTCCAAAGATAACAAAAATAACCTTTCGAGAGTTATCATCTTCATAGGCAGACTTTCTGTGGCTTTAGGAATTATCGTTTCATTGATCACGGTTTCCACAGGTTTTGGCTCAAAAAAGGCTATTAAAGAGAGGTTGGCAGATTTCAGCGGGCATATTACCGTAAAATCTACACGATCAAACTCATCTTACAATACTTCTGTTCTCGATAATCAGGGGCTGGATATTCCGAAAATAAAAGAACTTCCCGATGTAGAAACAGTTCAGAAATATGCAATGACCACAGGAATTATGCGTAACGAACATAATTTTGCCGGAATTATCTTCAAAGGAGTAGGAAAAGATTTTGATAGTTTAAGGTTTAAAAAATTCCTTGTTGCAGGAACAACACCAAAAATTACAGAGGTAGGATACAATAATGGCGTTACTATTTCTCAAAAAATAGCAAATGATCTTCATTTAAAGGTTAAAGACAGCATTGTTACGATATTTTCAAAAGCAGATCAGAAGCCTATTTACCGAAAATTTGAAGTTGTCGGAATTTATAAAACCGATATCAAAATGATTGATGAACAGTTCGTTATTGGCGGAATCAATCATGTGAGAAAAATTCAGGATATGAAACCTAACGAAATTGGTGGAATTGATATTTTCCTGAAAAATGTAAACGACATCGACAGTGATTTTCCTGAAATCGAAAAATTGATCGGTTATAAAAACTACGCAGAAAAAGCAACTGAAAAATTCCCTCAAATTACTGATTGGATCAGTATTTTCGACACCAATATTGCTTTAATTATCATCATCATGCTGATCGTTGTTGTCATCAATATCATCATGGTACTTTTAATTCTGATCATTGAAAGAACAAATTCTATTGGTTTACTTAAAACTTTAGGAGCAAGTAATTCTCAGATCAGAGCAACTTTCATTAATTATACATTGATCATTATGATCCCCGGACTTTTATGTGGAAACATTATTGGCCTTGGATTGATCTTATTACAGAAGTTTTTTGGAATAATTAAATTAAATCCAGAGAATTATTACGTGAGTACCGTTCCTGTAGATTTAAACCCTATTGCGATTATTTCAATTTCAGTTGGAATTTTGATCATTTCAGGGTTGGCGTTGATCATTCCTAGTTATTTGATCAGTAAAATTTCTCCGGTTAAGGCAATTAAGTATAATTAA
- the adhP gene encoding alcohol dehydrogenase AdhP — MIPKTMKAAVVQGYGQPLQIQEVPVKVPGRYEVLVKVIACGVCHTDLHAVDGDWPAKPKMPLIPGHEGVGIVVACGPEAYVKEGDAVGVPWLYSACGCCDYCITGWETLCHAQKNGGYSVDGGFAEYVIADSRYVGHLKSDVNFLEIAPILCAGVTVYKGLKETETKPGEWVAISGIGGLGHVAVQYAKAMGMHVAAIDVSDDKLELAKKLGADLVVNAKNTDPGEYLHKEVGGMHGALITAVSPIAFKQGIDVLRRKGTIALNGLPPGSFELPIFETVLKRITIRGSIVGTRKDLQEALDFANEGLVKATVTAAKLEDINEVFDKMKAGQIEGRIVLDIAGSAN, encoded by the coding sequence ATGATCCCAAAAACAATGAAAGCCGCAGTCGTTCAAGGTTACGGACAACCGCTACAAATCCAAGAAGTTCCTGTAAAAGTTCCTGGAAGATATGAAGTCTTAGTAAAAGTAATTGCCTGTGGAGTTTGCCACACAGATTTACACGCTGTAGACGGTGACTGGCCCGCAAAACCCAAAATGCCATTGATTCCCGGACATGAAGGAGTCGGAATTGTAGTCGCATGCGGTCCCGAAGCATACGTGAAAGAAGGCGATGCAGTGGGAGTTCCGTGGTTATATTCCGCTTGTGGATGCTGCGATTATTGTATTACAGGCTGGGAAACATTATGTCATGCTCAGAAGAATGGAGGTTATAGCGTTGATGGAGGTTTCGCGGAGTATGTAATTGCAGATTCAAGATATGTTGGACATTTAAAATCGGATGTCAACTTTTTAGAAATAGCTCCGATTCTTTGCGCTGGAGTAACGGTTTATAAAGGCTTAAAAGAGACAGAAACAAAACCAGGCGAATGGGTTGCCATTTCAGGAATTGGAGGATTGGGACATGTTGCCGTACAGTATGCAAAAGCAATGGGAATGCATGTTGCAGCGATCGATGTTTCGGATGATAAATTAGAATTAGCAAAAAAATTAGGAGCAGATTTAGTGGTCAATGCAAAAAACACAGATCCTGGAGAATATTTACATAAGGAAGTCGGTGGAATGCACGGCGCATTGATCACAGCTGTCTCTCCAATAGCTTTCAAACAGGGAATCGATGTTCTGAGAAGGAAAGGAACAATTGCCTTAAACGGACTTCCTCCCGGTTCTTTTGAGTTACCAATTTTTGAAACGGTACTGAAAAGAATTACAATAAGAGGTTCAATCGTTGGAACAAGAAAAGATCTTCAGGAAGCATTGGATTTTGCCAACGAAGGATTGGTGAAAGCAACTGTTACAGCTGCAAAATTAGAAGATATCAACGAAGTTTTCGATAAAATGAAAGCGGGACAAATTGAAGGCAGAATTGTTCTCGACATTGCCGGAAGTGCAAATTAA
- a CDS encoding RagB/SusD family nutrient uptake outer membrane protein, protein MKNIFKTLALASVFFVAYSCDEERFDVQPNHLDSPESIFNNEKNYRLVVDGAYDAFKSPTYYSGDTGSSIILGDILADNLIINPQGRGTNRSAYEWSYTQQDGSVTSLYASAYFVISRANIVLDNLNKVPYTDYMKNIEAEAKAIRAIAHFDLARAYAKIPTQSADAPNSLGIAYVTTFDPAAKPSRDATVSITYDKIIADLQDALSKINPDNGGVGRLNKTSVLGYLSKVYLYKGDYAKSIEYGELAIAAASSVGAIENFVNTWRDASDDGELFTILNANTAQDNVSIGVAYNQNSGGIRSESNVSYDLFTSYTPAPATPVMTDIRKTAYVLTANFGSIPYNNVIKYRTRSGSTVAGVVDIKMLRMADVYLTVAESYMKSSTPNQVRALQLLNTLRTQRYTNYVPGPETGTSLLNAVYYERRLELAFENDRFWTLKRLGLPVVRSNFGSGATGGGTDVPTGATKTLSATSHRFVLPIPQDAINLNPNIVQNPGY, encoded by the coding sequence ATGAAAAATATTTTTAAGACATTGGCATTAGCATCAGTTTTTTTTGTGGCATATAGTTGCGATGAGGAAAGATTCGATGTACAGCCTAATCATTTAGATTCCCCAGAGTCTATTTTCAACAATGAGAAAAACTATAGATTGGTTGTTGATGGAGCTTATGATGCGTTTAAAAGTCCTACTTATTATAGTGGCGATACCGGAAGTTCGATAATCTTAGGAGATATTTTGGCGGATAACTTAATCATAAATCCTCAGGGAAGGGGAACTAACAGATCTGCTTATGAATGGTCATATACACAACAAGACGGATCTGTTACATCATTATATGCATCTGCTTATTTTGTAATTTCAAGAGCTAATATTGTATTAGATAACTTAAATAAAGTTCCTTATACAGATTATATGAAGAACATAGAGGCCGAAGCTAAGGCAATAAGAGCCATTGCACATTTTGATTTGGCAAGGGCTTATGCTAAAATTCCTACTCAAAGTGCTGATGCGCCAAATTCTTTAGGAATTGCATATGTGACAACTTTTGATCCGGCAGCAAAGCCTTCAAGAGATGCTACGGTGTCAATTACTTATGATAAAATTATTGCTGATTTGCAAGATGCTTTGTCTAAAATTAACCCGGATAATGGAGGTGTTGGACGCCTGAATAAAACTTCGGTACTAGGATATTTATCTAAAGTTTATTTGTATAAAGGAGATTATGCGAAGTCTATTGAATATGGCGAGTTGGCTATTGCTGCTGCTTCATCAGTAGGAGCTATTGAAAATTTTGTGAATACATGGAGAGATGCTAGTGATGATGGAGAATTATTTACAATACTAAATGCAAATACAGCACAGGATAATGTAAGTATAGGTGTAGCTTATAATCAAAATTCTGGAGGAATAAGATCTGAGTCTAATGTAAGCTATGATTTGTTTACGAGTTATACACCAGCTCCAGCTACACCTGTTATGACAGATATAAGAAAAACAGCATATGTTTTGACTGCAAATTTTGGTTCAATACCCTATAATAATGTAATTAAATATAGAACTAGAAGTGGTTCTACGGTTGCTGGGGTAGTAGACATTAAAATGTTAAGAATGGCAGATGTGTATCTTACAGTTGCTGAGTCTTATATGAAATCTTCTACGCCAAATCAAGTTAGAGCTTTACAGCTTTTGAATACTTTAAGAACTCAAAGATATACTAATTATGTACCAGGTCCTGAAACAGGAACGAGTTTATTGAATGCGGTTTATTATGAAAGAAGATTAGAGCTAGCTTTTGAAAATGATAGGTTCTGGACTTTGAAGAGATTAGGTCTACCTGTAGTAAGATCTAACTTTGGTTCTGGAGCTACGGGTGGAGGTACTGATGTTCCAACAGGAGCTACAAAAACTTTATCTGCTACAAGTCATAGATTTGTGTTGCCGATTCCACAAGATGCAATTAATCTAAATCCTAATATAGTTCAAAACCCCGGATACTAA
- a CDS encoding DUF779 domain-containing protein, whose protein sequence is METKISRVSVTEKAVEVIWELERKYGELMFYQAGGCCEGTQPQCFEKGGFFPRMNDAMIGTINGHEFWIDRDLFEYWKYSHFTLDVTDGFGPGGFSLETPLGKTFKVEYKLFTPEEFENLEPVKRSE, encoded by the coding sequence ATGGAAACAAAAATATCCAGAGTATCAGTCACAGAAAAAGCAGTAGAAGTAATCTGGGAGTTAGAAAGAAAATATGGCGAACTCATGTTCTATCAAGCTGGAGGATGTTGTGAAGGAACCCAACCACAATGCTTTGAAAAAGGTGGATTCTTCCCACGAATGAACGATGCTATGATAGGAACCATCAACGGTCACGAATTCTGGATCGATCGCGATTTATTTGAATACTGGAAATATTCCCATTTTACATTGGATGTTACAGACGGCTTCGGACCAGGCGGATTTTCTCTTGAAACACCTTTAGGGAAAACGTTTAAAGTAGAGTATAAGCTTTTCACGCCTGAAGAATTCGAAAACTTAGAACCTGTAAAGCGTAGTGAATAA
- a CDS encoding DnaJ C-terminal domain-containing protein: protein MAYIDYYKILGVDKSATQDDIKKAYRKQARKLHPDLNPNDKEAEKKFKELNEANEVLSNPENRTKYDKYGENWKQGEEYEKAQQQQQRQHQSQGGNYGGGFSGADFGEGEDFSDFFQSMFGGEGGGFGRSSRGSASGKFKGQDVHAELNLNLKDAATTHPQTFDINGKKVRITIPAGVYDGQQIKLKGHGNPGHNGGPSGDLYITFNIVPDPNFERVGDDLKTKVPIDLYTAVLGGDVKVNTLDGSVNLKVKPETQSGLTVRLKGKGFPVYKKDGHFGDLFVTYEVKLPTNLTDKQKELFEQLKNS, encoded by the coding sequence ATGGCTTATATAGATTACTATAAAATTTTAGGCGTAGATAAAAGCGCAACGCAGGATGATATTAAGAAAGCGTACCGAAAACAGGCAAGAAAACTCCATCCTGATCTCAATCCCAACGACAAAGAAGCTGAGAAAAAATTCAAAGAGCTGAACGAAGCCAATGAAGTTCTCAGTAATCCTGAAAATCGTACGAAGTATGATAAATACGGCGAAAACTGGAAACAAGGCGAAGAATATGAAAAAGCCCAGCAGCAACAACAAAGGCAACATCAAAGTCAGGGCGGAAATTACGGTGGTGGATTTTCTGGTGCTGATTTTGGCGAAGGTGAAGATTTTTCAGACTTTTTCCAAAGTATGTTTGGCGGAGAAGGAGGTGGATTTGGAAGAAGCTCACGCGGTAGTGCTTCAGGGAAATTTAAAGGGCAGGATGTTCATGCAGAATTGAATTTAAATCTAAAAGATGCTGCAACAACGCATCCTCAGACTTTTGATATTAATGGCAAAAAAGTAAGAATTACGATCCCTGCAGGTGTTTATGACGGACAGCAAATTAAATTAAAAGGTCATGGAAATCCAGGTCATAACGGAGGTCCAAGTGGAGATCTGTATATCACTTTCAATATCGTTCCCGATCCTAATTTTGAAAGGGTAGGAGATGATCTGAAAACAAAAGTGCCAATTGATCTGTACACCGCAGTTTTGGGAGGAGATGTAAAAGTAAATACGCTGGATGGAAGTGTCAACCTTAAAGTAAAACCTGAAACCCAAAGCGGACTCACTGTGAGACTGAAAGGAAAAGGTTTCCCCGTTTACAAAAAAGACGGACATTTCGGGGATCTTTTTGTGACTTATGAAGTAAAGTTACCAACAAATCTTACCGACAAGCAGAAAGAACTTTTTGAACAACTTAAAAATTCCTAA
- a CDS encoding dicarboxylate/amino acid:cation symporter, with translation MKEVFKNYSGIILLLLGITVGSIIGIVAPTFVDYIKPLGDIFLNLLFVSVVPLVFFAVSNSIASLEQQSKFGKIMLTMVFTFLFFIITAAIFTICVVYLFPVSGVSGSKEIVEEAANSDSWGNRIVGFFTVGEFTQLFSRQNMLALLIFAFMTGFAARKAGEKGQAFRSFIASGYEVMKELLLLIMKVAPIGLGAYFAYQVATLGPQLFGFYAKPLGLYYIAGIVYFLVFFSLYAFMANGQNGVKSFWKNAIYPTLTALSTCSSFATMPANLQAASKIGVPSSIANLVIPIGTTLHKNGSSMSSIIKIYVAFLIIGRDFFDPMNLLLALGITVFVSIVAGGIPNGGYIGEMLMISVYKLPQEAIPAVMIIGTLVDPLATVLNAVGQVVASMFVNRFVKT, from the coding sequence ATGAAAGAAGTATTTAAAAACTACTCAGGAATTATACTTTTACTACTCGGAATAACTGTCGGAAGCATTATCGGAATCGTAGCTCCAACTTTTGTTGATTATATAAAACCTTTGGGAGATATTTTCCTGAATCTTCTTTTTGTAAGTGTTGTTCCCTTGGTATTTTTTGCAGTTTCCAATTCTATTGCTTCTTTGGAACAGCAATCGAAATTTGGAAAAATCATGCTGACAATGGTTTTTACCTTTCTGTTTTTTATTATAACAGCAGCAATTTTCACCATCTGTGTTGTTTATTTATTTCCCGTTTCCGGAGTTTCTGGAAGTAAGGAAATTGTGGAAGAAGCAGCTAATAGCGACAGTTGGGGAAACAGAATTGTTGGTTTCTTTACCGTTGGAGAATTTACTCAGCTTTTTTCAAGACAAAATATGCTGGCTCTTTTAATCTTTGCCTTCATGACAGGTTTTGCAGCTAGAAAAGCGGGAGAAAAAGGACAGGCTTTCAGATCTTTTATTGCATCAGGATATGAAGTAATGAAGGAATTACTTTTATTGATTATGAAAGTAGCACCGATTGGTTTGGGAGCTTATTTTGCTTATCAGGTCGCAACTTTAGGGCCTCAACTTTTCGGATTTTACGCTAAACCTTTGGGTCTTTATTATATTGCAGGAATTGTTTATTTCTTAGTATTTTTTTCACTGTATGCTTTTATGGCGAATGGACAGAATGGGGTGAAAAGTTTCTGGAAAAATGCAATTTATCCAACTCTTACCGCTTTGAGTACTTGCAGTAGTTTCGCGACAATGCCCGCCAATTTACAGGCAGCATCAAAAATTGGAGTTCCGAGTTCTATTGCGAATCTTGTCATTCCGATTGGGACAACTTTACATAAAAATGGTTCTTCAATGTCTTCAATTATTAAAATTTATGTTGCCTTCTTAATTATCGGAAGAGATTTTTTTGATCCGATGAATCTACTTTTAGCTCTAGGAATTACCGTTTTTGTAAGTATCGTTGCAGGAGGAATTCCAAATGGTGGGTATATTGGAGAAATGCTGATGATTTCTGTCTATAAATTACCTCAGGAAGCTATTCCGGCTGTGATGATCATTGGAACATTGGTTGATCCTTTGGCAACGGTTTTAAATGCGGTTGGGCAAGTTGTAGCTTCGATGTTTGTGAATCGGTTCGTGAAGACCTGA
- a CDS encoding PLP-dependent cysteine synthase family protein, translated as MKYAKNILETIGNTPLVKLNKVLGEDFPALVLAKVETFNPGNSVKDRMALKMIEDAEKDGRLKPGGTIIEGTSGNTGMGLALAAIIKGYKCIFVTNSKQSKEKCDILRAVGAEVIVCPTDVKPTDPRSYYSVSKRLATETENGWYVNQYDNLSNRTAHYESTAPEIWEQTDGQLTHFVAGAGTGGTVTGCGMFFKEKNPNIKIIGVDTYGSILKEFHETGELHYDHAYTYITEGIGEDIIPENYDMSIIDHFEKVTDKDGAIYARKLAKEEGIFCGYSAGSAIASLIQMKDQFTKDDVIVVLLHDHGSRYVGKVYNDEWMKEMGWLD; from the coding sequence ATGAAATACGCAAAAAACATCCTTGAAACTATCGGGAATACGCCACTTGTAAAGCTTAATAAGGTTTTGGGTGAAGATTTTCCTGCATTGGTTTTAGCAAAGGTTGAAACCTTCAATCCCGGCAATTCTGTGAAAGACAGAATGGCTCTGAAAATGATTGAAGACGCAGAAAAAGACGGAAGATTAAAACCTGGCGGAACCATTATTGAAGGGACTTCCGGAAATACCGGGATGGGATTGGCTCTTGCAGCGATCATCAAAGGTTACAAATGTATTTTTGTGACCAACTCAAAACAGTCAAAAGAAAAATGTGATATTCTTCGTGCCGTAGGCGCTGAAGTAATCGTTTGTCCTACAGACGTTAAGCCTACAGATCCTCGTTCTTATTATTCAGTTTCTAAGAGATTGGCAACTGAAACGGAAAACGGATGGTACGTTAATCAATACGATAATTTATCCAACAGAACGGCTCATTACGAGTCTACTGCTCCTGAAATCTGGGAACAGACTGACGGACAATTAACTCACTTTGTAGCCGGAGCCGGAACAGGAGGTACCGTTACAGGTTGTGGAATGTTTTTCAAGGAGAAAAATCCTAATATTAAAATAATTGGTGTTGATACCTATGGCTCTATTTTAAAGGAATTCCACGAAACGGGTGAACTTCATTATGACCACGCTTATACGTACATCACGGAAGGAATTGGTGAAGATATCATTCCTGAAAACTATGATATGTCGATCATTGATCATTTTGAAAAAGTAACTGATAAAGACGGTGCGATCTATGCTAGAAAACTGGCTAAAGAAGAAGGAATTTTCTGTGGATATTCTGCGGGAAGTGCGATTGCTTCTTTGATTCAGATGAAAGATCAGTTCACGAAAGATGATGTGATTGTGGTGTTACTTCATGATCACGGTTCAAGATATGTAGGAAAAGTCTACAACGACGAGTGGATGAAAGAAATGGGTTGGTTGGATTAA
- a CDS encoding chaperone modulator CbpM — MSEKISREELVKIYNIEITFFDELVDSGLLSIQTENEIRYVMYEDLPVFEKLTNWHYDLEINLPGLEVIHDMLRKMEDLKQKNRELMNKLSAISDKYEDI, encoded by the coding sequence ATGAGTGAAAAAATATCGCGAGAAGAGCTCGTAAAAATATACAATATTGAGATCACTTTTTTTGATGAATTGGTAGATTCCGGTTTGTTGAGTATTCAGACTGAGAATGAAATTCGTTATGTGATGTATGAAGATCTTCCGGTTTTTGAAAAATTGACCAATTGGCATTATGATCTGGAAATCAATCTTCCCGGTTTGGAAGTGATTCATGATATGCTCAGAAAAATGGAGGATTTAAAACAAAAAAATCGTGAATTAATGAATAAACTTTCGGCTATAAGTGATAAATATGAAGATATTTGA